One window of the Bacteroidota bacterium genome contains the following:
- a CDS encoding YjbQ family protein yields the protein MIKHFDIKIKSYPRGFHLITNEILQQLPEFPENALLNLFIKHTSAALTINENADPSVRTDMENIFNRLIKENESYYTHTFEG from the coding sequence ATGATAAAACATTTTGACATAAAGATAAAATCTTATCCAAGAGGATTTCACTTAATTACAAATGAGATTCTGCAACAATTACCTGAATTTCCTGAAAATGCGTTATTAAATCTTTTTATAAAACATACTTCTGCCGCCCTTACAATAAATGAAAACGCTGACCCATCGGTAAGAACAGATATGGAAAATATTTTTAACCGATTGATTAAAGAAAATGAAAGTTACTATACTCACACTTTTGAAGGAA